Proteins from one Mesorhizobium sp. M9A.F.Ca.ET.002.03.1.2 genomic window:
- a CDS encoding MATE family efflux transporter has translation MSAIEAGARAPENLWRQEIKATLALAWPMVLTNLGQTAMTATDVMMMGRLGPDTLASGALGANLYFMPLIFGLGLMLATSPMMATELGRRRHSVRDLRRTVRQGLWLAILICIPIWIVLWHGEAILLAMGQEPALAHQAGIYLRWLEWAVLPFYGYIVLRSFISALERPGWALVIVFVAVACNVFFNWVFMFGNLGAPSMGIAGSGLATTLSSTLMFVGMAAVVMLEPKFRRYRLFGRFWRADWPRFTGLLRLGLPIAGLLAFEVTIFNAAALLMGLIDAASLAAHAIAIQIASVSFMVPLGLNQAATVRVGLAHGAGNPEGVSRAGWTAFVIGVSFMALMGLVMILWPHLLISAFIDLGDPANATVIGLAVSFLAFAALFQIFDGAQAVAAGMLRGLHDTKVPMIYAAIGYWGIGLPLGVLLAFYSGLNGVGIWIGLSSGLAAVAALLLARWLRRDRIAPPLSFGH, from the coding sequence CCACCGATGTCATGATGATGGGGCGGCTGGGGCCGGACACGCTGGCCAGTGGCGCTCTTGGCGCCAACCTCTATTTCATGCCGCTGATCTTCGGGCTGGGCCTGATGCTGGCGACCTCGCCGATGATGGCGACCGAGCTCGGCCGCCGCCGCCATTCGGTGCGCGATCTGCGCCGCACCGTGCGCCAGGGCCTGTGGCTGGCGATCCTCATCTGCATCCCGATCTGGATCGTGCTTTGGCACGGCGAGGCAATTTTGCTCGCCATGGGCCAGGAGCCGGCGCTGGCGCATCAGGCCGGCATCTATCTGCGCTGGCTCGAATGGGCGGTGCTGCCCTTCTACGGCTATATCGTGCTGCGCTCGTTCATTTCGGCGCTGGAGCGGCCGGGCTGGGCGCTGGTCATCGTCTTCGTTGCCGTCGCCTGCAATGTCTTCTTCAACTGGGTGTTCATGTTCGGCAATCTCGGCGCCCCTTCGATGGGCATCGCCGGGTCGGGACTCGCCACCACGCTGTCGAGCACGCTGATGTTCGTCGGCATGGCGGCTGTGGTGATGCTTGAGCCGAAGTTTCGCCGCTATCGCCTGTTCGGCCGCTTCTGGCGGGCCGACTGGCCGCGCTTCACGGGATTGCTGCGGCTCGGTCTTCCGATCGCCGGTCTTCTCGCCTTCGAGGTGACGATCTTCAACGCCGCGGCCCTTCTCATGGGCCTGATCGACGCGGCCTCGCTCGCGGCGCATGCCATCGCCATCCAGATCGCGTCGGTCAGCTTCATGGTGCCGCTCGGCCTCAACCAGGCGGCGACGGTACGTGTCGGGCTTGCCCATGGCGCCGGCAACCCGGAAGGGGTTTCCCGCGCCGGCTGGACCGCTTTCGTCATCGGCGTGTCGTTCATGGCGCTGATGGGGCTGGTTATGATCCTGTGGCCGCATCTGCTGATCAGCGCCTTCATCGATCTCGGCGACCCGGCCAATGCCACGGTGATCGGGCTTGCCGTGTCGTTCCTGGCCTTTGCCGCGCTGTTCCAGATTTTCGATGGCGCGCAAGCGGTTGCCGCCGGCATGCTGCGCGGCCTGCACGACACAAAGGTGCCGATGATCTATGCCGCGATCGGCTATTGGGGCATCGGCCTGCCGCTCGGCGTGCTGCTCGCCTTCTATTCCGGCCTCAACGGCGTCGGCATCTGGATCGGCCTGTCGTCGGGACTGGCGGCAGTGGCGGCGCTGCTTCTGGCGCGCTGGCTGCGGCGGGACCGTATCGCGCCGCCGCTCTCCTTTGGGCATTGA
- the speB gene encoding agmatinase, which produces MGYDRGKLEALRRKYGESHGGEMFDPKFRRVADNIFSKSGTRLAPYSGIPTFLAAPYRQIATDNPDFGDLQVAMVGVPMDLGVTNRPGARFGPRALRAIERIGPYNHVLECAPTHELRVADIGDVPFQSRYRLETSHDDIERRTNQIVDAGVIPLSVGGDHSISHPILKAVGKKAPVGMIHIDAHCDTGGLFDMTKFHHGGPFRNAVLDGVLDPSRTIQIGIRGSAEYLWEFTYESGMTVVHAEEVTGLGVPAIIEKARRIVGDGPTYVSFDIDSVDPAFAPGTGTPEVGGLTTREVLEFLRGLKGLNIVGGDVVEVAPQYDATTNTAHAGAQVLFEILSLMVFSPAISAREPEA; this is translated from the coding sequence ATGGGTTACGATCGCGGCAAGCTCGAAGCGTTGCGCCGCAAATATGGCGAAAGCCATGGCGGCGAAATGTTCGATCCGAAATTCCGGCGCGTCGCCGACAATATCTTTTCCAAGAGCGGAACCCGGCTGGCGCCTTATTCCGGCATCCCGACTTTTCTCGCCGCGCCCTATCGGCAAATTGCCACCGACAATCCGGATTTCGGCGATCTGCAGGTGGCGATGGTCGGCGTGCCGATGGATCTCGGCGTCACCAACCGGCCCGGCGCGCGCTTCGGGCCGAGGGCGTTGCGCGCCATCGAGCGCATCGGGCCGTATAATCATGTGCTGGAATGCGCGCCGACGCATGAGCTGAGGGTGGCCGATATCGGCGACGTGCCGTTCCAGAGCCGCTACCGGCTGGAGACCAGCCATGACGATATCGAGCGCCGCACCAACCAGATCGTCGACGCCGGCGTCATCCCGCTTTCGGTCGGCGGCGATCATTCGATCAGCCACCCGATCCTGAAGGCTGTCGGCAAAAAGGCGCCGGTCGGCATGATCCATATCGACGCCCACTGCGACACCGGCGGCCTGTTCGACATGACCAAGTTCCACCATGGCGGGCCGTTCCGCAATGCGGTGCTGGACGGCGTGCTCGACCCGTCGCGCACCATTCAGATCGGCATCCGCGGCTCGGCCGAGTATCTGTGGGAGTTCACCTACGAATCCGGCATGACCGTCGTGCATGCCGAAGAGGTGACCGGCCTTGGCGTGCCAGCCATCATCGAGAAGGCGCGCAGGATAGTCGGCGACGGCCCGACCTATGTTTCCTTCGACATCGATAGTGTCGATCCGGCCTTCGCGCCCGGCACCGGCACGCCGGAAGTCGGCGGGCTGACCACGCGGGAAGTGCTAGAATTTCTGCGCGGCCTCAAGGGCCTCAACATCGTCGGCGGCGACGTCGTCGAGGTGGCGCCGCAATATGACGCGACCACCAACACCGCGCATGCCGGCGCTCAGGTGCTGTTCGAGATCCTCAGCCTGATGGTCTTCAGCCCGGCGATATCGGCAAGAGAGCCTGAAGCATAG